From Xiphophorus couchianus chromosome 23, X_couchianus-1.0, whole genome shotgun sequence, one genomic window encodes:
- the stx5a gene encoding syntaxin-5a isoform X3, whose product MTCRDRTLEFQSACKSLQGRQQNGVQPSKPAHNALRQHSDFTLMAKRIGKDLSNTFAKLEKLTFLAKRKSLFDDKAVEIEELTYIIKQDINSLNKQIAQLQDLVRSRGAPGGRHIQTHSNTIVVSLQSKLASMSNDFKSVLEVRTENLKQQRSRREQFSQPPVASSPMMANNFKSSVLMQDESRSMGDVAIDMDSQSNPLQLQLIDEQDSYIQSRADTMQNIESTIVELGSIFQQLAHMVKEQEETIQRIDANVEDTQLNVEAAHTEILKYFQSVSSNRWLMIKIFLVLVVFFIIFVVFFA is encoded by the exons ATGACGTGCCGCGACCGAACCCTGGAGTTTCAGTCGGCCTGTAAATCTCTCCAGGGCAGACAG CAGAATGGAGTGCAGCCCAGTAAACCAGCTCACAACGCCCTCAGGCAACACAGCGACTTCACACTTATGGCCAA GAGAATTGGAAAAGACTTGAGCAATACGTTTGCCAAATTggaaaaactaacttttt TGGCGAAAAGAAAATCTCTATTTGACGACAAGGCAGTGGAGATAGAGGAACTCACCTACATCATTAAGCAA gATATCAACAGTTTGAACAAACAGATTGCACAGCTGCAGGACCTGGTGAGGTCTCGCGGCGCTCCGGGTGGCCGGCACATCCAGACCCACTCAAACACCATCGTGGTGTCGTTACAG TCCAAACTGGCATCCATGTCTAATGACTTTAAATCAGTCCTAGAAGTTCGAACTGAG AACCTGAAGCAGCAGCGCAGCAGGAGAGAGCAGTTCTCCCAGCCCCCTGTAGCGTCTTCTCCTATGATGGCCAATAACTTCA aaaGCTCGGTGCTGATGCAGGACGAGTCCCGGAGCATGGGGGATGTGGCCATCGACATGGACTCCCAGAGCAAccctctgcagctccagctcaTTGATGAGCAG GACTCGTACATCCAGAGCCGTGCAGACACCATGCAGAACATTGAGAGCACCATCGTGGAGCTGGGCTCCATATTCCAGCAACTGGCTCACATGGTGAAGGAGCAAGAAGAGACCATCCAGAG GATTGACGCCAACGTGGAGGACACACAGCTGAATGTCGAGGCTGCTCACACAGAAATCCTGAAATACTTCCAGTCAGTCTCCTCCAACCGCTGGCTGATGATCAAGATCTTTCTTGTCCTCGTAGTTTTCTTCATCATCTTCGTTGTCTTCTTCGCATAA
- the stx5a gene encoding syntaxin-5a isoform X1: MTCRDRTLEFQSACKSLQGRQQNGVQPSKPAHNALRQHSDFTLMAKRIGKDLSNTFAKLEKLTFLAKRKSLFDDKAVEIEELTYIIKQDINSLNKQIAQLQDLVRSRGAPGGRHIQTHSNTIVVSLQSKLASMSNDFKSVLEVRTENLKQQRSRREQFSQPPVASSPMMANNFRSRKKGAQEPHAAREPRNDYQGYTTSNLKESSVLMQDESRSMGDVAIDMDSQSNPLQLQLIDEQDSYIQSRADTMQNIESTIVELGSIFQQLAHMVKEQEETIQRIDANVEDTQLNVEAAHTEILKYFQSVSSNRWLMIKIFLVLVVFFIIFVVFFA, from the exons ATGACGTGCCGCGACCGAACCCTGGAGTTTCAGTCGGCCTGTAAATCTCTCCAGGGCAGACAG CAGAATGGAGTGCAGCCCAGTAAACCAGCTCACAACGCCCTCAGGCAACACAGCGACTTCACACTTATGGCCAA GAGAATTGGAAAAGACTTGAGCAATACGTTTGCCAAATTggaaaaactaacttttt TGGCGAAAAGAAAATCTCTATTTGACGACAAGGCAGTGGAGATAGAGGAACTCACCTACATCATTAAGCAA gATATCAACAGTTTGAACAAACAGATTGCACAGCTGCAGGACCTGGTGAGGTCTCGCGGCGCTCCGGGTGGCCGGCACATCCAGACCCACTCAAACACCATCGTGGTGTCGTTACAG TCCAAACTGGCATCCATGTCTAATGACTTTAAATCAGTCCTAGAAGTTCGAACTGAG AACCTGAAGCAGCAGCGCAGCAGGAGAGAGCAGTTCTCCCAGCCCCCTGTAGCGTCTTCTCCTATGATGGCCAATAACTTCA ggaGCCGCAAAAAAGGGGCCCAGGAGCCGCATGCAGCTCGCGAGCCGCGCAATGACTACCAGGGCTATACAACCTCAAATTTAAAAG aaaGCTCGGTGCTGATGCAGGACGAGTCCCGGAGCATGGGGGATGTGGCCATCGACATGGACTCCCAGAGCAAccctctgcagctccagctcaTTGATGAGCAG GACTCGTACATCCAGAGCCGTGCAGACACCATGCAGAACATTGAGAGCACCATCGTGGAGCTGGGCTCCATATTCCAGCAACTGGCTCACATGGTGAAGGAGCAAGAAGAGACCATCCAGAG GATTGACGCCAACGTGGAGGACACACAGCTGAATGTCGAGGCTGCTCACACAGAAATCCTGAAATACTTCCAGTCAGTCTCCTCCAACCGCTGGCTGATGATCAAGATCTTTCTTGTCCTCGTAGTTTTCTTCATCATCTTCGTTGTCTTCTTCGCATAA
- the stx5a gene encoding syntaxin-5a isoform X2, with amino-acid sequence MTCRDRTLEFQSACKSLQGRQNGVQPSKPAHNALRQHSDFTLMAKRIGKDLSNTFAKLEKLTFLAKRKSLFDDKAVEIEELTYIIKQDINSLNKQIAQLQDLVRSRGAPGGRHIQTHSNTIVVSLQSKLASMSNDFKSVLEVRTENLKQQRSRREQFSQPPVASSPMMANNFRSRKKGAQEPHAAREPRNDYQGYTTSNLKESSVLMQDESRSMGDVAIDMDSQSNPLQLQLIDEQDSYIQSRADTMQNIESTIVELGSIFQQLAHMVKEQEETIQRIDANVEDTQLNVEAAHTEILKYFQSVSSNRWLMIKIFLVLVVFFIIFVVFFA; translated from the exons ATGACGTGCCGCGACCGAACCCTGGAGTTTCAGTCGGCCTGTAAATCTCTCCAGGGCAGACAG AATGGAGTGCAGCCCAGTAAACCAGCTCACAACGCCCTCAGGCAACACAGCGACTTCACACTTATGGCCAA GAGAATTGGAAAAGACTTGAGCAATACGTTTGCCAAATTggaaaaactaacttttt TGGCGAAAAGAAAATCTCTATTTGACGACAAGGCAGTGGAGATAGAGGAACTCACCTACATCATTAAGCAA gATATCAACAGTTTGAACAAACAGATTGCACAGCTGCAGGACCTGGTGAGGTCTCGCGGCGCTCCGGGTGGCCGGCACATCCAGACCCACTCAAACACCATCGTGGTGTCGTTACAG TCCAAACTGGCATCCATGTCTAATGACTTTAAATCAGTCCTAGAAGTTCGAACTGAG AACCTGAAGCAGCAGCGCAGCAGGAGAGAGCAGTTCTCCCAGCCCCCTGTAGCGTCTTCTCCTATGATGGCCAATAACTTCA ggaGCCGCAAAAAAGGGGCCCAGGAGCCGCATGCAGCTCGCGAGCCGCGCAATGACTACCAGGGCTATACAACCTCAAATTTAAAAG aaaGCTCGGTGCTGATGCAGGACGAGTCCCGGAGCATGGGGGATGTGGCCATCGACATGGACTCCCAGAGCAAccctctgcagctccagctcaTTGATGAGCAG GACTCGTACATCCAGAGCCGTGCAGACACCATGCAGAACATTGAGAGCACCATCGTGGAGCTGGGCTCCATATTCCAGCAACTGGCTCACATGGTGAAGGAGCAAGAAGAGACCATCCAGAG GATTGACGCCAACGTGGAGGACACACAGCTGAATGTCGAGGCTGCTCACACAGAAATCCTGAAATACTTCCAGTCAGTCTCCTCCAACCGCTGGCTGATGATCAAGATCTTTCTTGTCCTCGTAGTTTTCTTCATCATCTTCGTTGTCTTCTTCGCATAA
- the stx5a gene encoding syntaxin-5a isoform X4, which translates to MTCRDRTLEFQSACKSLQGRQNGVQPSKPAHNALRQHSDFTLMAKRIGKDLSNTFAKLEKLTFLAKRKSLFDDKAVEIEELTYIIKQDINSLNKQIAQLQDLVRSRGAPGGRHIQTHSNTIVVSLQSKLASMSNDFKSVLEVRTENLKQQRSRREQFSQPPVASSPMMANNFKSSVLMQDESRSMGDVAIDMDSQSNPLQLQLIDEQDSYIQSRADTMQNIESTIVELGSIFQQLAHMVKEQEETIQRIDANVEDTQLNVEAAHTEILKYFQSVSSNRWLMIKIFLVLVVFFIIFVVFFA; encoded by the exons ATGACGTGCCGCGACCGAACCCTGGAGTTTCAGTCGGCCTGTAAATCTCTCCAGGGCAGACAG AATGGAGTGCAGCCCAGTAAACCAGCTCACAACGCCCTCAGGCAACACAGCGACTTCACACTTATGGCCAA GAGAATTGGAAAAGACTTGAGCAATACGTTTGCCAAATTggaaaaactaacttttt TGGCGAAAAGAAAATCTCTATTTGACGACAAGGCAGTGGAGATAGAGGAACTCACCTACATCATTAAGCAA gATATCAACAGTTTGAACAAACAGATTGCACAGCTGCAGGACCTGGTGAGGTCTCGCGGCGCTCCGGGTGGCCGGCACATCCAGACCCACTCAAACACCATCGTGGTGTCGTTACAG TCCAAACTGGCATCCATGTCTAATGACTTTAAATCAGTCCTAGAAGTTCGAACTGAG AACCTGAAGCAGCAGCGCAGCAGGAGAGAGCAGTTCTCCCAGCCCCCTGTAGCGTCTTCTCCTATGATGGCCAATAACTTCA aaaGCTCGGTGCTGATGCAGGACGAGTCCCGGAGCATGGGGGATGTGGCCATCGACATGGACTCCCAGAGCAAccctctgcagctccagctcaTTGATGAGCAG GACTCGTACATCCAGAGCCGTGCAGACACCATGCAGAACATTGAGAGCACCATCGTGGAGCTGGGCTCCATATTCCAGCAACTGGCTCACATGGTGAAGGAGCAAGAAGAGACCATCCAGAG GATTGACGCCAACGTGGAGGACACACAGCTGAATGTCGAGGCTGCTCACACAGAAATCCTGAAATACTTCCAGTCAGTCTCCTCCAACCGCTGGCTGATGATCAAGATCTTTCTTGTCCTCGTAGTTTTCTTCATCATCTTCGTTGTCTTCTTCGCATAA